In Longimicrobiales bacterium, a genomic segment contains:
- a CDS encoding GxxExxY protein, giving the protein MDINDVTRSIIGAAIEVHRELGPGLLESSYESCLVWDLAQRGLTVERQKAVPLVYRGVQMDCGYRLDLLVNDCVIVELKAVERIEGIHTATVMTYLKLTRCPVALLINFNVPLLRDGIRRIIL; this is encoded by the coding sequence GTGGACATCAACGACGTAACCAGATCCATCATCGGTGCAGCTATCGAGGTTCATCGCGAGTTGGGACCGGGGCTGCTGGAATCCAGCTACGAGAGTTGTCTCGTGTGGGACCTTGCACAGCGTGGACTCACGGTAGAGCGACAGAAGGCGGTGCCGCTGGTCTATCGTGGCGTCCAGATGGACTGCGGCTACCGACTCGATCTGCTCGTAAACGACTGTGTGATCGTCGAACTGAAAGCGGTTGAACGAATCGAAGGCATTCACACGGCCACCGTCATGACGTATCTCAAACTTACGCGCTGTCCGGTAGCGCTGCTCATCAACTTCAATGTACCCCTTCTCAGAGACGGAATCCGCCGCATAATTCTTTAA
- a CDS encoding bifunctional (p)ppGpp synthetase/guanosine-3',5'-bis(diphosphate) 3'-pyrophosphohydrolase has product MATTAPTLNRNEALDVLPPRLRESVEAYADRLDLDLIARAYRFSEKAHTGQKRASGEDYLAHCIEVTKILADLHLDTFSLASGLIHDVVEDTEITLDDVKVEFGAEVASIVDGVTKIGKVQFRSTTEQQVENYRKLLLSMAQDARVITIKLADRLHNMRTLEHLRTDKRRRIALETREIYAPLAHRLGMAQIRWELEDLSFKHLESDAYRELAKKIADRRREREDNIEALRAPLEEELRRSGIPCEVYGRPKHLWSIHRKMVQRGRPYDEIYDLMAIRVVTDSIANCYHALGVIHNKWTPLQERFHDYIATPKSNMYRSLHTTIFGSGGRLYEIQIRTHEMHRTAEYGIAAHWRYKEGERRPADEVDETLTWFRQVLEWQQDTREPEEFMEFLRIDLFQDEIFVFTPKGDVKQLPRGATPIDFAFAVHTEVGLHCSGSKVNGRIAPLSRELKNGDTVEVMTDARQKPSRDWLAFVKTARARQKIRHWINQIENESALELGSELFTRELRKLRKERPKNEALLQRTAAALNQDSFDGVLAALGRGEIGPSAILKELFPGEEPAVAKPATALERLVERVRGNGRGVRVQGLDNTLVRYSQCCQPVPGDNVIGYITRGRGISIHRTDCPNVLNLSEHPERRIEIEWEAESSERFFVRIIVEGTDRRGLLSDIATAISDTGTNIQSAEIKSKEGGMTGSFVVEVQDLAHLKKVMKYIRRVNGVLAAERREHFAGSEYER; this is encoded by the coding sequence ATGGCAACGACAGCGCCCACACTGAACCGGAACGAAGCGCTCGACGTGCTCCCGCCGCGCCTGCGGGAGTCGGTGGAGGCCTATGCCGATCGGCTGGACCTCGACCTGATCGCGCGCGCATACCGGTTCAGCGAGAAAGCGCACACCGGTCAGAAGCGGGCGTCCGGCGAGGACTACCTCGCGCACTGCATCGAGGTGACCAAGATCCTCGCCGACCTCCATCTGGACACGTTCTCGCTCGCGTCAGGGCTGATCCACGATGTCGTCGAGGATACCGAGATCACGCTCGACGATGTGAAGGTGGAATTCGGCGCCGAGGTCGCGTCGATCGTCGACGGTGTGACGAAGATCGGTAAGGTCCAGTTCCGTTCGACCACGGAGCAGCAGGTGGAGAACTACCGCAAGCTGCTGTTGTCGATGGCGCAGGACGCGCGCGTCATCACCATCAAGCTGGCGGACCGGCTGCATAACATGCGGACGCTGGAGCATCTGAGGACGGACAAGCGACGCCGCATCGCGCTCGAGACACGCGAGATCTACGCTCCGCTCGCGCATCGCCTGGGCATGGCACAGATCCGCTGGGAGCTCGAGGACCTGTCGTTCAAGCACCTGGAGTCGGATGCATACCGGGAGCTGGCGAAGAAGATTGCAGACCGGCGCAGGGAGCGCGAAGACAACATCGAGGCGCTGCGCGCGCCACTGGAAGAGGAGCTGCGTCGGAGCGGCATTCCATGCGAGGTGTACGGCCGGCCGAAGCACCTGTGGTCGATCCACCGGAAGATGGTTCAGCGCGGACGCCCGTACGACGAGATCTACGATCTGATGGCCATCCGCGTCGTCACGGACTCGATCGCGAACTGCTACCATGCGCTCGGCGTCATCCACAACAAGTGGACGCCGCTACAGGAGCGGTTCCACGACTACATCGCGACGCCGAAGTCCAACATGTACCGGTCGCTGCACACGACGATCTTCGGGTCGGGCGGGCGGCTGTACGAGATTCAGATCCGGACCCACGAGATGCACCGCACGGCGGAGTACGGCATCGCGGCGCACTGGCGGTACAAGGAGGGCGAGCGCCGTCCGGCCGACGAAGTGGACGAGACGCTGACGTGGTTCCGCCAGGTCCTGGAATGGCAGCAGGACACGCGCGAGCCGGAGGAGTTCATGGAATTCCTCCGCATCGACCTGTTCCAGGATGAGATCTTCGTATTCACGCCCAAGGGCGACGTCAAGCAGCTGCCGCGCGGTGCGACGCCGATCGATTTCGCGTTCGCGGTTCACACCGAGGTGGGACTTCACTGTTCGGGCTCGAAGGTCAACGGCCGGATCGCTCCGCTGTCGCGCGAGCTGAAGAACGGCGACACGGTCGAGGTCATGACCGACGCGCGGCAGAAGCCGTCGCGCGACTGGCTGGCGTTCGTGAAGACGGCACGGGCGCGCCAGAAGATCCGTCACTGGATCAACCAGATCGAGAACGAGTCGGCGCTGGAGCTGGGATCGGAGCTGTTCACGCGCGAGCTGCGCAAGCTGCGCAAGGAGCGGCCGAAGAACGAGGCGCTGCTCCAGCGCACGGCGGCAGCGCTCAACCAGGACAGCTTCGATGGCGTGCTCGCCGCCCTGGGTCGCGGCGAGATCGGGCCTTCGGCCATCCTCAAGGAGCTGTTTCCGGGCGAGGAGCCCGCGGTCGCGAAGCCCGCCACCGCACTGGAGCGGCTCGTCGAGCGGGTGCGCGGCAACGGCCGCGGCGTGCGTGTACAGGGCCTGGACAACACGCTCGTGCGGTACTCGCAGTGCTGTCAGCCCGTGCCGGGCGACAACGTCATCGGCTACATCACGCGCGGACGCGGCATCTCGATTCATCGCACGGACTGCCCCAACGTGCTCAACCTGTCCGAGCACCCGGAGCGCCGCATCGAGATCGAGTGGGAAGCCGAGTCCAGCGAGCGATTCTTCGTCCGCATAATCGTGGAGGGCACCGACCGCCGCGGCCTGCTCTCCGATATCGCCACCGCAATCAGCGACACGGGCACGAACATCCAGTCCGCCGAGATCAAGTCGAAGGAAGGCGGCATGACCGGATCTTTCGTCGTCGAGGTGCAGGACCTCGCGCACCTGAAGAAGGTCATGAAGTACATCCGTCGTGTGAACGGTGTGCTCGCGGCGGAGCGGAGGGAGCACTTCGCGGGATCGGAGTACGAGAGGTAG
- the radC gene encoding DNA repair protein RadC, translating into MAGYAIREWPVLERPRERLLAEGAGALASRELLAILIGSGREGSSAIDVAGHLLRSADGSLRRVASSSPAELAAVQGIGPAVAARISAALELGRRLAREGPLERTRIRGPRDVYDLCAPATRDLTQEEFRVLLLNTQHAVVREIVVTRGTLDASIVHPREVFRTAIAESAAAMILVHNHPSGDPTPSPEDREVTRQLAEAGRLIGIPVLDHVVVGDGRYVSFVEAGLGLPL; encoded by the coding sequence ATGGCAGGTTATGCGATCAGGGAGTGGCCCGTGCTGGAGCGTCCGCGCGAGCGTCTTCTCGCCGAGGGGGCGGGCGCGCTCGCGTCGCGTGAGCTGCTCGCCATCCTGATCGGAAGCGGGCGCGAGGGCTCCTCGGCTATCGATGTCGCAGGTCACCTCCTGCGTTCCGCCGACGGGTCGCTCCGCCGCGTCGCCTCCTCCTCACCCGCCGAGCTCGCCGCGGTCCAGGGGATTGGCCCCGCCGTTGCAGCACGGATAAGCGCTGCCCTGGAGCTGGGGCGCAGGCTCGCGCGGGAGGGGCCGCTCGAGCGCACGCGAATCCGCGGGCCGCGTGACGTGTATGACCTGTGTGCGCCGGCTACGCGCGATCTCACCCAGGAGGAGTTCCGCGTGCTGCTGCTGAACACGCAGCACGCCGTGGTGAGGGAGATCGTGGTCACACGCGGTACGCTCGACGCCTCGATCGTGCATCCGCGCGAGGTGTTTCGTACAGCGATCGCGGAAAGTGCAGCCGCGATGATCCTCGTGCACAATCACCCGTCCGGCGACCCGACGCCGTCGCCGGAGGACCGCGAGGTCACGCGCCAGCTCGCCGAGGCGGGCAGGCTGATCGGGATTCCCGTGCTCGACCACGTGGTCGTCGGTGACGGCCGCTATGTCTCATTCGTTGAAGCGGGACTCGGACTCCCACTCTGA
- the uvrB gene encoding excinuclease ABC subunit UvrB: MSKFDLVLPFSPAGDQPQAIGELNAGLASGEKFQTLLGVTGSGKTVTMASVIAHHGRPTLVMSHNKTLAAQLYGELKQFFPTNAVEYFVSYYDYYQPEAYVAATDTYIEKDSSINEDIERLRLRATSSLMEREDVIIVASVSCIYGLGDPREYRELMLMLEVGQRMERRDILQALVRVQYSRNDVNFERGTFRVRGDVVEVFPAYEEQAIRIELFGDEIERITRFDPLTGQTIVRLERTAIYPATHFVSQRSTVERAVVRIREELEERLLELRGAGRLLEAQRLEQRTNFDIEMLLEIGTCPGVENYSRHIAGRAAGERPACLFDYFPEDFLLILDESHVSVPQIRGMYNGDRARKLNLVEHGFRLPSALDNRPLTFEEWESLIERVIFVSATPGDYELRKSGGVVVEQLIRPTGLLDPAIDVRPVKGQVDDLIAEIREREKRGERVLVTTLTKRMAEDLSDYLQQIGIRVRYMHSDIDTIERMEILRDLRLGRFEVLVGINLLREGLDLPEVSLVAILDADKEGFLRDERSLIQTVGRAARNADGRAIMYADRITGSMRRSIDETNRRREVQKEYNEEHGITPQTIVKSVEEMMLSTRVADARLERRPAAGHVAEPRASYAEELNLEEYAKILEQEMREASTALDFERAARLRDQLLEVKAKLGAGAGSPP, translated from the coding sequence ATGTCGAAGTTTGATCTCGTCCTTCCGTTCTCGCCCGCCGGTGACCAGCCGCAGGCGATCGGCGAGCTGAACGCCGGTCTCGCGAGCGGTGAGAAGTTCCAGACACTGCTGGGTGTCACTGGCTCCGGCAAAACGGTGACGATGGCATCCGTCATCGCGCATCACGGCCGGCCCACGCTGGTCATGAGCCACAACAAGACGCTCGCGGCGCAGCTGTATGGTGAGCTGAAGCAGTTCTTCCCGACGAATGCGGTCGAGTACTTCGTCTCGTACTACGACTACTATCAGCCCGAGGCGTATGTCGCGGCGACGGACACGTACATCGAGAAGGACTCGTCGATCAACGAGGACATCGAGCGCTTGCGGCTGCGGGCGACGTCCTCGCTGATGGAGCGCGAGGATGTGATCATCGTCGCATCGGTCTCGTGTATCTACGGCCTCGGCGATCCACGCGAGTACCGCGAGCTCATGCTGATGCTCGAGGTCGGACAGCGTATGGAGCGGCGCGACATCCTGCAGGCGCTGGTGCGTGTGCAGTACTCGCGTAACGATGTGAACTTCGAGCGCGGCACGTTCCGCGTCCGCGGCGACGTGGTCGAAGTGTTCCCGGCCTACGAAGAGCAGGCCATCCGCATCGAGCTGTTCGGCGATGAGATCGAGCGGATCACGCGGTTCGACCCGCTGACCGGCCAGACGATCGTGCGCCTGGAGCGGACGGCGATCTACCCGGCGACTCACTTCGTGTCGCAGCGGAGCACGGTCGAGCGGGCCGTGGTGCGGATCCGGGAGGAACTGGAGGAGCGTCTGCTCGAGCTGCGCGGAGCCGGCAGGCTGCTCGAGGCGCAGCGGCTGGAGCAGCGCACGAACTTCGACATCGAGATGCTGCTCGAGATCGGCACGTGCCCGGGCGTTGAGAACTACTCGCGGCACATCGCGGGACGCGCTGCGGGCGAGCGGCCCGCGTGCCTGTTCGACTACTTCCCGGAAGATTTCCTGCTGATCCTCGACGAGTCGCACGTTTCGGTGCCACAGATTCGCGGGATGTACAATGGCGACCGGGCGCGCAAGCTGAACCTGGTGGAGCACGGCTTCCGTCTGCCGAGCGCGCTCGACAACAGGCCGCTCACGTTCGAGGAGTGGGAGTCGCTGATCGAGCGGGTCATCTTCGTATCGGCTACGCCCGGCGACTACGAGCTGAGGAAGTCGGGCGGAGTGGTCGTTGAGCAGCTGATCCGACCGACGGGCCTGCTGGACCCGGCGATCGACGTGCGGCCGGTGAAGGGTCAGGTCGACGATCTGATCGCGGAGATACGTGAGCGCGAGAAGCGCGGAGAACGCGTGCTCGTGACCACACTGACCAAGCGGATGGCGGAGGACCTGTCGGACTACCTGCAGCAGATCGGCATCCGCGTGCGCTACATGCACTCGGACATCGACACGATCGAGCGCATGGAGATCCTGCGCGACCTGCGACTGGGTCGCTTCGAGGTGCTGGTGGGCATCAACCTGCTGCGTGAAGGACTCGACCTGCCGGAGGTCTCGCTGGTGGCGATCCTCGATGCCGACAAGGAAGGATTTCTGCGCGATGAGCGCTCGCTCATCCAGACGGTGGGGCGCGCGGCACGCAATGCGGACGGCCGCGCCATCATGTATGCCGACCGCATCACGGGCTCGATGCGGCGCAGCATCGACGAGACGAATCGTCGCCGTGAGGTGCAGAAGGAGTACAACGAGGAGCACGGCATCACGCCGCAGACGATCGTGAAGAGCGTGGAGGAGATGATGCTCAGCACGCGGGTCGCGGATGCACGGCTGGAGCGCCGCCCGGCGGCGGGCCACGTCGCGGAGCCGCGCGCCAGCTATGCCGAGGAGCTCAATCTCGAGGAGTACGCGAAGATCCTGGAGCAGGAGATGCGCGAAGCGTCGACCGCACTGGACTTCGAGCGCGCCGCCCGGCTGCGAGACCAGCTGCTCGAGGTGAAGGCGAAGCTCGGCGCGGGCGCAGGATCGCCCCCGTGA